The Triticum aestivum cultivar Chinese Spring chromosome 3A, IWGSC CS RefSeq v2.1, whole genome shotgun sequence genome includes a region encoding these proteins:
- the LOC123058396 gene encoding uncharacterized protein, whose amino-acid sequence MTVSNPSITTFADHVLLHLLIPGKKSATPLILAESTYRRRVRPAAMASSPPYRFPALCEEEPTRRSARQSCGTCGASAVANCVALCCCPCAVVSCFTLALVKAPYMAGRRWVRRAKTRRISRGVLRKTRRVRSLDDQLYQVEGLGGGGAAAQASKEEDWGGLGRAAASGWWENTNDVNLLGDGRMRVSVTEKAWMEMYDVGLWGFGRLSFSLARDAAPSPAAQVVRDDPQPQEDGTVAPGR is encoded by the coding sequence ATGACTGTCTCCAACCCATCGATAACGACATTCGCTGACCACGTACTACTTCATCTGTTGATTCCAGGCAAGAAGTCAGCGACTCCTCTCATACTGGCCGAGTCTACGTACCGTCGGCGCGTTCGGCCGGCGGCAATGGCGTCGTCTCCTCCGTACCGGTTCCCCGCACTCTGCGAGGAGGAGCCGACGCGACGCTCCGCCAGGCAGTCATGCGGGACATGCGGCGCGTCGGCGGTGGCCAACTGCGTGGCACTGTGCTGCTGCCCGTGCGCCGTGGTGAGCTGCTTCACGCTGGCGCTCGTCAAGGCGCCCTACATGGCGGGCCGGCGATGGGTCAGGCGCGCCAAGACGCGGCGTATCAGCAGGGGCGTGCTGCGGAAGACGAGGCGCGTCCGGAGCCTGGACGACCAGCTGTACCAGgtggaggggctgggcggcggtggCGCCGCCGCGCAGGCGAGCAAGGAGGAGGACTGGGGCGGGCTGGGCAGGGCTGCCGCCTCGGGCTGGTGGGAGAACACCAACGATGTAAATTTGCTCGGGGATGGCAGGATGAGGGTGAGCGTGACGGAGAAGGCGTGGATGGAGATGTACGACGTCGGCCTCTGGGGCTTCGGCCGGCTGTCCTTCTCGCTCGCCAGAGACGCCGCGCCCTCGCCCGCCGCGCAGGTGGTCAGAGACGACCCACAGCCCCAGGAGGATGGCACTGTTGCTCCCGGGCGGTGA